A window of the Garra rufa chromosome 10, GarRuf1.0, whole genome shotgun sequence genome harbors these coding sequences:
- the fam131aa gene encoding protein FAM131A translates to MLYPCAMLLTALPQLNLKVDDPIDMLPKSRKALSIQEIAALARSSFNGISQVVKDHVTKPTAMAQGRVAHLIEWKGWSKPLDPPSATLQSHFNSYSHLSEGEQEARFAAGVAEQFAIAEAKLRAWTSLDEEEMEEESYEEDPPLNDEPITTTLSSDAVLSNQSYPVPSQAETDTAEIPCTDGTLSQSEPDDQLISDEVPPHAQELQLSEGEGDRATCAVHKPDRRPLWSKGDSCYYSTSYSESGLSPEDEEEEDGRDVEEGEDNVFQEVIRWYRHCRSISDTSGAVSFDEEEEEDEEQEEGFKQ, encoded by the exons ATGCTGTATCCATGTGCAATGCTGTTGACAGCTTTACCCCAACTAAATCTAAAG GTTGATGACCCTATTGATATGCTCCCCAAGTCAAGAAAAGCCCTTAGCATCCAGGAAATTGCAGCTCTGGCCAGATCATCATTTAATG GCATCTCACAGGTGGTAAAAGATCACGTGACCAAACCCACGGCCATGGCTCAGGGTCGGGTGGCTCATCTGATTGAGTGGAAGGGCTGGTCTAAGCCCTTAGACCCTCCATCTGCTACACTGCAGTCCCACTTTAACTCCTACTCCCACCTCAGCGAGGGAGAGCAGGAGGCCCGGTTTGCAGCAG GTGTGGCTGAGCAGTTTGCCATCGCAGAGGCGAAGCTCCGTGCCTGGACTTCTTtagatgaagaggagatggaagaaGAGTCTTATGAAGAGGATCCTCCTCTAAATGACGAGCCAATCACAACAACTCTGAGCTCAG ACGCTGTATTATCCAATCAAAGCTACCCAGTGCCAAGTCAGGCTGAGACAGACACCGCTGAAATCCCATGCACTGACGGCACGCTCAGCCAATCAGAACCCGACGACCAGCTCATCTCAGACGAAGTGCCACCACATGCCCAAGAACTCCAGCTTTCAGAAGGCGAGGGCGACAGGGCCACATGTGCGGTTCACAAACCAGACCGAAGGCCTTTGTGGAGCAAGGGAGACTCCTGCTACTACTCCACCTCCTACTCCGAGTCTGGCCTTTCCCCCGAGGACGAAGAAGAGGAGGATGGAAGAGATGTGGAGGAAGGGGAGGACAACGTCTTTCAGGAAGTCATCCGCTGGTACAGACACTGCCGAAGCATCTCCGATACCTCTGGAGCTGTGTCTTTtgatgaggaagaggaggaggacgaAGAACAGGAAGAAGGTTTCAAACAGTGA